In a genomic window of Salmo trutta chromosome 32, fSalTru1.1, whole genome shotgun sequence:
- the LOC115170919 gene encoding adenylosuccinate lyase, which translates to MDEFSKYRSPLVSRYASKEMSYNFSDRKKFTTWRKLWIYLAKAEKALGLPVTDAQVTEMESHAEDIDFAMAAVEESKLRHDVMAHVHTFAHCCPTAAPIIHLGATSCYVGDNTDLILLRDGFDILLPKLARVIDRLSNFAEKYAGLPTLGFTHYQPAQLTTVGKRACLWLQDLAMDMRNLKRAREDLRFRGVKGTTGTQASFLQLFQGDHDKVEDLDRMVTEMAGFKKAYMVTGQTYSRKVDIDSLSHLASMGATIHKICTDIRLLANLKEIEEPFEKEQIGSSAMAYKRNPMRCERCCSLARHLIALLADPLQTASVQWLERTLDDSANRRISLPESFLTADIILSTLQNITEGLVVYPKVIERHIRHELPFMATENIIMAMVKAGGNRQDCHEKIRVLSQQAANVVKQEGGDNDLLARVQADPYFAPILGHLDNILDPKTFIGRAPQQVARFLSEEVRPLLEPYKAEIDVKIELEL; encoded by the exons ATGGACGAATTTAGTAAGTATCGTTCGCCGCTGGTGTCTCGCTATGCCAGCAAGGAAATGTCCTACAACTTCAGTGACAGGAAGAAATTCACAACGTGGAGAAAACTGTGGATCTACCTGGCCAAAGCGGAAAAG GCTCTTGGCCTGCCCGTCACCGATGCCCAGGTGACCGAGATGGAAAGCCACGCTGAGGACATTGACTTTGCCATGGCGGCGGTGGAGGAGAGCAAGCTGAGGCACGATGTCATGGCCCACGTGCACACCTTTGCCCACTGCTGCCCCACCGCTGCTCCCATCATCCACCTGGGCGCCACTTCCTGTTACGTGGGAGACAACACG GATTTGATCCTGCTTCGTGACGGTTTTGACATTCTCCTGCCGAAG TTGGCAAGAGTGATCGACAGACTATCAAACTTTGCTGAAAAATACGCTGGTCTCCCCACCCTGGGTTTCACACATTACCA gccGGCCCAGTTGACCACAGTGGGTAAGAGAGCATGTCTGTGGCTCCAGGACCTGGCCATGGACATGCGGAACCTTAAGCGTGCCCGCGAAGACCTGCGTTTCCGGGGGGTGAAGGGTACTACGGGCACCCAGGCCAGCTTCCTGCAGCTCTTCCAGGGGGACCATGATAAGGTGGAGGATCTGGACAGAATGGTCACAGAGATGGCAGGCTTCAAAAA GGCCTACATGGTGACCGGACAGACGTACAGTCGTAAGGTGGACATcgactccctctctcacctggcCAGCATGGGAGCCACCATCCACAAG ATCTGCACTGACATCCGCCTGCTGGCTAACCTTAAAGAGATTGAGGAGCCTTTTGAAAAGGAGCAGATTG GCTCCAGTGCCATGGCCTACAAGAGGAACCCAATGCGTTGTGAGCGTTGCTGTAGTCTGGCCCGCCACCTGATAGCGCTGCTCGCTGACCCCCTCCAGACCGCCTCTGTCCAGTGGCTGGAAAGAACGCTAGATGACAGTGCCAACAGGAGAATCTCTCTCCCTGAGTCTTTCCTTACCGCTGACATCATCCTCAGCACCCTGCAGAACATCACTGAAGGCCTGGTGGTCTACCCCAAG gTGATAGAGAGACACATCCGTCATGAGCTTCCCTTCATGGCTACAGAGAACATCATCATGGCTATGGTGAAGGCTGGAGGCAACAGACAG GACTGCCATGAGAAGATCCGTGTGTTGTCCCAGCAGGCTGCAAACGTGGTGAAACAGGAGGGGGGGGACAATGACCTCTTGGCCAGGGTCCAGGCTGACCCCTACTTCGCCCCTATCCTGGGCCATCTTGACAACATCCTGGACCCCAAGACCTTCATCGGCCGCGCCCCCCAACAG GTGGCGCGGTTTCTCTCTGAGGAGGTACGCCCTCTGCTGGAACCTTACAAGGCCGAGATTGACGTCAAGATCGAGCTGGAGCTCTAA
- the LOC115170918 gene encoding modulator of macroautophagy TMEM150B — protein sequence MWLWALLPICLAVFGTVGIWVVFGIAVSNETVNITARFPYISECGTYDPQSCIFSQVCNICAVLILWVVVIRFQQVRDYGLNSKVNIASIVLGFISSLGISILGSFRQSVLFGIHVFGAFLAFFVGLGYFWLQVWLTYKVQPSKDRRWMGPLRAALCSICTILIITMAIGLLFDTGYRSMASISEWALAMCFFVLFGLFASEFRHIDCHRLTVQNQGLKQDPEHQRWWDHNVQPTEQ from the exons ATGTGGCTCTGGGCACTCCTTCCAATCTGCTTGGCGGTGTTTGGCACTGTGGGAATATGGGTGGT GTTTGGTATCGCTGTATCAAATGAGACTGTTAATATCACAGCGAGATTCCCCTACATCAG tgaATGTGGCACCTATGATCCACAGAGCTGTATCTTTTCCCAGGTCTGCAACATATGTGCTGTCTTGA tcctgtGGGTTGTGGTGATCCGGTTTCAGCAGGTCAGGGACTATGGTCTGAACAGCAAGGTGAACATCGCCAGTATCGTACTGGGCTTCATCTCATCTCTGGGCATCTCCATCCTCGGCAGCTTTCGG CAATCTGTGCTGTTTGGCATCCATGTGTTCGGGGCTTTTTTGGCCTTCTTTGTGGGCCTGGGTTACTTCTGGTTGCAGGTGTGGCTCACCTATAAAGTCCAGCCCTCTAAAGACCGTCGCTGGATGGGGCCTCTCAGAGCTGCCCTCTGTAGCATCTGCACCATTTTGATCATCACCA TGGCCATAGGGCTACTCTTTGATACTGGCTACCGCTCAATGGCGTCCATTTCTGAGTGGGCTCTGGCCATGTGCTTCTTTGTCCTATTTGGTCTCTTTGCATCCGAGTTCCGTCACATCGACTGTCACCGGCTCACCGTGCAGAACCAAGGCCTCAAGCAAGACCCAGAGCATCAACGGTGGTGGGATCATAATGTACAGCCAACAGAACAGTAA